The proteins below come from a single Desulfovibrio sp. genomic window:
- a CDS encoding RNA methyltransferase: MLLQGLEVVLVKTRFPENIGMAARACVNMGCPTLRLVDPERWDREKARPLATPKGQDILDAVEVHEDVAQAVAQSALVFGTTARVGGWRQALLSPEQAAHEAAAVLAKGEKVSFVFGPEDRGLNNDEIMHCHRLVTIPTDPAASSLNLAQAVLLLSYTCANAVRALQHGERQIEIPRGGKAATAAEQERLVESLKDVLLRLDYLHGDNRDYFLMPWRRLISRAGLLRHEYDALMGLCRQVRHKLPD, from the coding sequence ATGCTGCTGCAAGGTCTTGAAGTTGTATTGGTCAAAACGCGCTTTCCTGAAAACATAGGCATGGCTGCCCGCGCCTGCGTCAACATGGGCTGCCCCACCTTGCGCCTTGTCGATCCGGAACGGTGGGACAGGGAAAAGGCGCGCCCTCTGGCAACGCCCAAGGGACAGGATATTCTGGATGCCGTGGAAGTTCATGAAGACGTAGCGCAGGCCGTGGCCCAAAGCGCACTGGTATTTGGCACCACCGCGCGTGTGGGCGGCTGGCGTCAGGCTCTGCTCTCGCCGGAGCAGGCCGCGCACGAGGCCGCTGCCGTTCTTGCAAAGGGCGAGAAGGTTTCCTTTGTTTTTGGCCCGGAAGACCGGGGCCTCAACAATGACGAAATCATGCACTGCCACCGGTTGGTTACTATCCCTACGGATCCGGCTGCCAGCTCCCTCAATCTTGCTCAGGCTGTGTTGCTGCTGAGTTACACATGCGCCAACGCCGTGCGTGCCCTGCAACACGGCGAAAGGCAGATAGAAATACCGCGCGGCGGCAAGGCTGCAACTGCGGCAGAGCAGGAGCGTTTGGTGGAATCGCTTAAGGATGTGTTGCTGCGTCTTGATTATCTGCACGGTGACAACCGTGATTATTTTTTGATGCCTTGGCGTAGGCTTATTAGTCGGGCAGGACTGTTGCGGCACGAGTATGATGCCCTGATGGGCCTGTGCCGTCAGGTACGCCACAAGTTGCCAGACTGA
- a CDS encoding methyl-accepting chemotaxis protein yields MRWTIAHTYVGSLFGALITCCGVVLFVSIYFMKVPIEDELNKGIVRMQQVISSANETTAQKFLQSADLIAEDDDFAKAVAEKNTDVAVKLGSVLMKKAGSDFMTITDEKGIVIGRGHSKKHGDSVTNQETVVIALTGKPAVAVVAGTEVPFTIRASFPVMHDGKIVGSVSIGTSLVTPAYLDWLKKLSGVNVTIFKGDTRVMTTITLQDGKRAIGTKLQSPEILKAVLERGETVYSHNNILGIDYNSAYWPVKDANDKIVGMWFVGMPIDELQRLERVAISNSIWIGVGLLVFQLILSLILGIKISAPIRKITAYAQAVADGNNEAQLDVYSRDDMGQLADSLRTMEDNLRKLVRDASEKAEEAHKMGEEAKVAMEEARVAQAQAEQAKREGMISAAGQIEEVVGQLNASINDISEQVENTSGALDHAASRLAETATAMEEMNSTVLEVAKNAGGASDISNAAKRKAEVGSEIVSRAVVGIQEVQRQSQALRDGMTQLDDHAKAISQIMGVISDIADQTNLLALNAAIEAARAGEAGRGFAVVADEVRKLAEKTMSSTTDVGNAIAAIQQSAGQSIQQVEKAVGNISEATEYSNKSGEALKEIVGMVDQTADEVRAIAAASEQQSATSEEINRSVADVNHIAASTSQSMQVAMKELESLRALARSLMDLIEHMKKG; encoded by the coding sequence ATGCGTTGGACTATTGCGCACACATATGTCGGATCGCTATTCGGCGCGCTGATTACATGCTGTGGCGTTGTGCTTTTTGTCTCAATCTACTTCATGAAAGTTCCGATCGAAGACGAACTGAACAAGGGCATCGTAAGGATGCAGCAGGTCATCAGTTCCGCCAATGAAACTACAGCTCAAAAGTTTTTGCAAAGTGCTGATCTCATTGCTGAAGATGATGATTTTGCCAAGGCTGTCGCTGAAAAAAATACTGACGTGGCGGTCAAGCTTGGCTCAGTGCTGATGAAAAAGGCCGGGTCGGATTTTATGACCATCACCGATGAAAAGGGGATAGTCATAGGCCGCGGGCATTCCAAAAAGCACGGCGATAGCGTTACCAATCAGGAGACTGTGGTTATTGCCCTTACAGGCAAGCCCGCCGTGGCCGTGGTGGCTGGCACAGAGGTGCCGTTCACCATCCGCGCAAGCTTTCCTGTCATGCACGATGGCAAGATTGTGGGCAGCGTGTCCATTGGTACCTCGCTTGTTACGCCCGCATACCTTGATTGGCTCAAAAAGCTTTCTGGCGTCAACGTCACCATTTTCAAGGGTGACACACGCGTCATGACAACCATCACCTTGCAGGATGGCAAACGCGCCATCGGCACCAAGCTGCAATCGCCTGAAATTCTCAAGGCCGTGCTTGAGCGTGGGGAAACGGTTTACTCCCATAACAATATTCTTGGTATTGACTATAATTCTGCCTACTGGCCGGTCAAAGACGCCAATGACAAAATCGTGGGCATGTGGTTTGTGGGCATGCCCATTGATGAATTGCAGCGTCTGGAACGCGTGGCCATAAGCAATTCCATCTGGATTGGCGTGGGCCTGCTGGTCTTCCAGCTGATTCTTTCCCTGATTTTAGGCATCAAGATCAGTGCCCCCATTCGTAAAATAACCGCGTATGCGCAGGCTGTGGCTGATGGCAACAACGAAGCGCAGCTTGACGTATACAGCCGTGACGACATGGGCCAACTGGCTGATTCCTTGCGCACGATGGAAGATAATCTGCGCAAACTGGTGCGTGATGCCAGCGAAAAGGCCGAAGAAGCCCACAAGATGGGTGAAGAGGCCAAGGTCGCCATGGAAGAGGCCCGCGTTGCCCAGGCGCAAGCGGAGCAGGCCAAACGCGAGGGTATGATCAGCGCTGCCGGGCAGATAGAAGAGGTTGTGGGGCAGCTGAACGCCTCCATCAATGATATTTCAGAGCAGGTGGAAAACACCAGCGGTGCTCTTGACCATGCCGCAAGCCGATTGGCGGAAACCGCAACCGCCATGGAAGAAATGAATTCCACGGTGCTTGAAGTCGCCAAGAATGCAGGCGGGGCGTCTGACATCTCCAACGCCGCCAAGCGCAAGGCCGAGGTCGGTTCCGAGATTGTGTCCAGAGCCGTGGTGGGTATTCAGGAAGTGCAGCGGCAATCGCAGGCCCTCAGGGACGGCATGACCCAGCTGGACGACCACGCCAAGGCTATCAGCCAGATCATGGGCGTCATTTCCGATATCGCGGATCAGACCAACCTGCTGGCCCTGAACGCGGCCATTGAAGCCGCCCGTGCGGGCGAGGCCGGGCGCGGTTTTGCCGTGGTGGCTGATGAAGTGCGCAAACTGGCGGAAAAGACCATGTCCTCCACCACCGATGTGGGCAATGCCATTGCGGCCATTCAGCAGAGCGCCGGGCAAAGCATTCAGCAGGTGGAAAAGGCCGTTGGCAACATTTCTGAAGCCACGGAGTATTCCAACAAGTCTGGCGAAGCCCTGAAAGAAATCGTGGGCATGGTGGATCAGACAGCCGATGAAGTGCGGGCCATTGCCGCCGCAAGTGAGCAGCAGTCTGCCACCAGTGAAGAAATCAACAGGTCTGTTGCTGATGTTAACCACATTGCGGCCAGCACTTCGCAATCCATGCAGGTCGCCATGAAGGAACTGGAATCACTGCGCGCCCTGGCACGCAGCCTCATGGATCTTATCGAACATATGAAGAAGGGCTAA
- a CDS encoding translation initiation factor 2, producing MKIAPPPARFAIFLAIVATLACLLPAVLPRPCNALAISKGLSFYANDLEYYYQNRRAETLPGILRTFDAQGVLKDSLKQIMLATFLAQVLRDDPSARQRLLPPQPGLSRDGRRTLAWMAHLAQLPDEKELLASLLQPDEKLLLQQIQHSPAQLINWDIYSEKSVLQMYWAAFMASGSNEFLDAIIRAALHYAKLNSEGLRNDDTFSGSAAAAASLYDLAPRHPAVQARLEQFLKNCNGAEAETLKTILRK from the coding sequence ATGAAAATTGCTCCCCCCCCTGCCCGCTTCGCGATTTTTCTGGCCATAGTGGCAACCCTTGCCTGTCTGCTGCCCGCTGTATTGCCGCGCCCATGCAATGCGCTTGCCATTTCCAAAGGGTTGTCCTTTTATGCCAATGACCTGGAATATTATTACCAGAACCGCCGCGCCGAGACGCTGCCAGGCATTTTGCGCACGTTTGATGCGCAAGGAGTGCTGAAAGACAGCCTCAAGCAGATCATGCTGGCAACCTTTCTGGCGCAGGTGCTGCGTGATGATCCGTCTGCCCGGCAACGCCTGTTGCCGCCGCAGCCAGGCCTGAGCCGCGATGGACGGCGCACTCTGGCCTGGATGGCCCATCTTGCGCAATTGCCTGATGAAAAAGAGCTGCTTGCCAGCCTGCTGCAACCGGATGAAAAACTGCTGCTTCAGCAAATTCAGCACAGCCCCGCCCAGTTGATTAACTGGGATATCTATTCGGAAAAATCCGTATTGCAGATGTATTGGGCGGCCTTTATGGCCTCTGGCAGCAATGAATTTCTTGATGCCATTATCCGCGCGGCCCTGCACTACGCCAAGCTGAATTCAGAAGGGCTGCGCAATGACGACACATTTTCCGGCAGCGCAGCGGCGGCGGCCTCACTGTACGACCTCGCCCCAAGGCACCCAGCCGTTCAAGCCCGCCTTGAGCAGTTTCTTAAAAACTGCAACGGGGCAGAAGCTGAAACATTGAAAACAATTCTGCGTAAATAG
- a CDS encoding HD domain-containing protein, with translation MPVIRKNLLQLIFSGAYLLRWNDKLRPVELLEIDKQAHKMLLACVLWHENSRHMTDPERTALATEIIEGGLFDYFYRLIITDIKPPIFYKIKENPEQFRQLTEHVLDRLEPSLAPLGPFWERMREWHTSPDDDTLARRILTAAHLFASQWEFRLIEPLNAPFDDEMGDIGQSFPDRLDTFTDLRGLAAMRSQGTALSRLANLCGQLRFQVRWTQAPRIPATSVLGHMFIVASYAYCFSLAVDACPARANNNFFCGLFHDLPEVLTRDIISPVKQSISDLPKIIKEYEDKELERRVYGPLRAEGFTSLVERIEYYLGAAVGSEFQECVRENGTVRAVEGFQALAACNRDDLDPKDGQLVKVCDNLAAFLEAHSSIRNGVSSPHLLEARVRLLNRLRESSPNALGLEALLADFD, from the coding sequence ATGCCTGTAATTCGCAAGAATCTTCTACAGCTTATTTTTTCCGGCGCGTACCTGTTACGCTGGAATGACAAGCTGCGGCCAGTGGAACTGCTTGAAATTGACAAGCAGGCGCACAAAATGCTCCTGGCCTGCGTGCTCTGGCACGAAAACTCCCGCCACATGACTGACCCGGAGCGCACGGCGCTTGCAACAGAAATCATTGAGGGCGGGCTGTTTGATTATTTCTATCGGCTCATCATCACCGACATCAAGCCTCCCATCTTTTACAAAATCAAGGAAAACCCCGAGCAGTTCCGCCAGCTGACCGAGCACGTGCTCGACAGGCTTGAGCCTTCGCTTGCCCCCCTCGGCCCCTTTTGGGAACGCATGCGTGAGTGGCACACCAGCCCAGATGACGACACCCTTGCGCGCCGCATTCTTACAGCCGCGCACCTCTTTGCCTCGCAGTGGGAGTTCAGGCTCATAGAGCCGCTTAACGCGCCTTTTGATGATGAAATGGGCGACATAGGCCAGTCGTTTCCCGACCGGCTTGATACGTTCACGGATTTGCGCGGCCTTGCCGCCATGCGCAGCCAGGGCACGGCCCTCTCACGCCTTGCCAACCTGTGCGGGCAGTTGCGCTTTCAGGTGCGGTGGACGCAGGCCCCGCGCATTCCGGCCACGTCTGTTCTCGGCCATATGTTTATTGTTGCCAGCTACGCATACTGTTTCAGCCTTGCCGTCGATGCATGCCCAGCGCGCGCCAACAACAACTTTTTCTGCGGATTGTTCCACGATCTGCCGGAAGTGCTCACCCGCGACATCATCTCGCCGGTCAAGCAGTCCATTTCCGACCTGCCAAAAATCATCAAGGAATATGAGGACAAGGAGCTGGAACGTCGCGTGTATGGCCCCTTGCGCGCTGAGGGCTTCACCTCGCTGGTGGAGCGCATTGAATACTACCTTGGCGCGGCTGTCGGTTCAGAATTTCAGGAATGTGTGCGGGAAAACGGCACAGTTCGGGCTGTTGAAGGCTTTCAGGCTCTTGCCGCATGCAACCGGGACGACCTGGACCCCAAGGACGGGCAGCTTGTTAAGGTCTGCGACAATCTGGCGGCCTTTCTGGAGGCGCACAGTTCCATCCGCAACGGTGTGTCCTCCCCCCACCTGCTGGAAGCCCGCGTGCGCCTGCTAAACCGCCTGCGCGAAAGTTCACCCAATGCGCTGGGGCTGGAGGCCCTGCTTGCCGACTTTGATTAA
- the rplM gene encoding 50S ribosomal protein L13, whose amino-acid sequence MKTFSPTPKDINREWFVVDAQDQVLGRLASQIAHRLRGKHKPEFAPHMDNGDFIVVVNCEKIKVTGKKMTDKKYYRHSGWVGGLKTTQLGDMLADKPARVLTAAVRGMLPKNRLGRAMLKKLKIYAGTEHPHTAQNPQPLTLPH is encoded by the coding sequence ATGAAGACGTTCAGCCCCACCCCCAAAGACATCAACCGTGAATGGTTCGTGGTTGACGCTCAGGATCAGGTGCTCGGTCGTCTGGCCAGCCAGATAGCCCACCGCCTGCGCGGCAAACATAAGCCCGAATTCGCTCCCCATATGGATAACGGTGACTTTATCGTGGTTGTTAACTGCGAAAAAATTAAAGTTACCGGTAAAAAGATGACTGACAAAAAGTACTACCGGCACTCTGGCTGGGTGGGCGGCCTCAAGACCACCCAACTCGGCGACATGCTGGCCGACAAGCCCGCCCGCGTGCTGACCGCTGCGGTGCGAGGCATGCTGCCCAAGAATCGTCTGGGCCGCGCCATGCTGAAGAAACTGAAGATCTACGCCGGGACCGAACATCCGCATACGGCCCAGAATCCCCAGCCGCTGACGCTGCCGCATTAA
- the rpsI gene encoding 30S ribosomal protein S9, whose protein sequence is MSEKFEYGTGRRKTATARTRIYAGSGGITVNGRNFEDYFPRKTLQMIIRQPLVLAKLSDKFDIRVNVAGGGVTGQAEAVRHGISRALLLVDPALRPMLKKAGFLTRDARKKERKKYGLRAARARYQYSKR, encoded by the coding sequence ATGAGCGAGAAATTTGAATACGGCACTGGCCGCCGCAAGACCGCTACGGCCCGTACCCGCATCTACGCCGGTTCCGGCGGCATCACGGTAAACGGCCGCAACTTTGAGGATTATTTTCCTCGCAAGACCCTGCAGATGATCATCCGTCAGCCCCTGGTTCTTGCCAAGCTGTCCGACAAGTTTGACATCCGCGTGAACGTTGCCGGTGGCGGCGTTACTGGTCAGGCTGAAGCCGTGCGCCACGGTATTTCCCGTGCGCTGCTTCTGGTTGACCCGGCCCTGCGCCCCATGCTCAAGAAAGCTGGCTTCCTTACCCGCGATGCCCGCAAGAAAGAACGTAAAAAGTACGGCCTGCGCGCTGCCCGCGCCCGGTACCAGTACTCCAAGCGTTAA
- a CDS encoding YcaO-like family protein, whose translation MENDNTSKFFSASDVLPMLDYAYTHEQTQATTGYFSCVPPEDLDFGRALERLEAAPMDDFLHLHLLKLLAGKAHDELSLLAASSYDAVSNKFTRPVLAALLTECTLLGAESPGKNQGFCTSFPPDAAERLAAYSPAVYLRAATLPDHAIAAAWSSLFRANICEHHSLPRPDEAGIAPLFSGELLNVTARRMAAHADALARQHEKLKAEAWEPWQRPPAQETYLRAVDALMENGVVDGPEMRHEASLSPIALLRGWQVDIAVTSGSVRHTLRGKATAYGRGLSLAAARASYAMEIVERASTYVSVGPGDGTAANAGTILDRKTELPLTLARFSELAEQGRAALDPNLLPLEAPYTDAPLHWLPAADASGATVLVPAQSVFLFCNLDEQSLFIAGGSTGLASGNIMDEAVVAALTEIAERDAEATTPYSRTRCFMLRSRDQLIQSLLDDYAACGIRVQFQDLTTELGLPVYQCFVTGRDGTVARATGANLCGARAALAALTETPWPYSTAQNKPPRPSASGLAGLPVRVLEDLPDYSLPSPRANRRLLESVLSAHGRSPLYVDLTRKDFDIPVVRAIVPGLALTAEWDRFSRPDARLFARYAACCL comes from the coding sequence ATGGAAAACGACAATACTTCAAAATTTTTTTCCGCATCTGATGTGTTGCCGATGCTGGATTATGCCTACACCCATGAGCAGACGCAGGCCACTACCGGCTATTTTTCCTGTGTTCCGCCTGAAGATCTGGATTTTGGCCGTGCGCTGGAACGACTTGAAGCCGCGCCGATGGACGATTTCCTGCATCTGCATCTGCTAAAGCTACTCGCTGGCAAGGCGCACGATGAACTGAGCCTTTTGGCCGCCAGCAGTTATGACGCTGTCAGCAACAAGTTTACACGGCCAGTGCTGGCGGCCTTGCTGACTGAGTGCACGTTGCTCGGCGCAGAATCGCCTGGGAAGAATCAAGGCTTTTGCACGTCCTTTCCGCCTGATGCCGCAGAGCGGCTGGCAGCTTACAGCCCCGCAGTGTACCTGCGGGCTGCAACCCTGCCTGATCATGCCATTGCCGCTGCCTGGAGTTCCCTGTTCCGCGCCAATATCTGCGAACATCATTCCCTGCCGCGCCCGGACGAAGCTGGCATAGCCCCCCTTTTCAGCGGGGAACTGCTCAATGTCACAGCCCGGCGCATGGCGGCACATGCCGATGCACTGGCCAGGCAGCACGAAAAACTCAAGGCCGAAGCCTGGGAACCCTGGCAGAGGCCCCCGGCGCAAGAAACATATCTGCGCGCCGTGGACGCGCTGATGGAAAACGGCGTAGTGGATGGCCCTGAAATGCGCCATGAAGCTTCGCTTTCGCCCATTGCGCTGCTGCGCGGATGGCAGGTGGATATTGCCGTAACAAGCGGTTCTGTGCGCCACACCTTGCGGGGCAAGGCCACAGCCTACGGGCGCGGCCTGTCCCTGGCGGCGGCCCGGGCATCCTACGCCATGGAAATTGTGGAACGCGCCAGCACTTATGTGAGCGTTGGGCCGGGGGATGGCACTGCCGCCAATGCCGGAACAATCCTTGACCGCAAAACAGAACTGCCCCTGACGCTTGCGCGTTTTTCCGAGCTGGCGGAGCAGGGCAGAGCGGCGCTCGACCCCAACCTGCTGCCCCTGGAAGCTCCCTATACTGATGCTCCCTTGCACTGGCTCCCTGCTGCGGACGCATCAGGCGCGACCGTTCTTGTGCCTGCGCAGTCGGTATTTCTGTTCTGCAATCTGGACGAGCAGTCCCTGTTTATTGCTGGCGGCTCCACCGGGCTTGCATCGGGCAATATTATGGATGAGGCGGTTGTTGCCGCCCTTACGGAAATTGCCGAACGCGACGCCGAAGCCACCACTCCCTACAGTCGCACGCGTTGCTTTATGCTGCGCAGCCGCGATCAGCTCATTCAGTCGCTGCTTGACGACTACGCCGCCTGCGGCATCCGCGTGCAGTTTCAGGATTTGACCACGGAGCTTGGGTTGCCTGTGTATCAGTGTTTTGTCACCGGGCGCGACGGAACTGTCGCGCGGGCCACAGGAGCCAATCTTTGCGGCGCGAGGGCCGCCCTGGCGGCGCTCACCGAAACTCCGTGGCCCTATTCAACGGCGCAAAACAAGCCCCCACGCCCCTCAGCTTCAGGACTAGCGGGATTGCCCGTTCGTGTGTTAGAGGATTTGCCGGATTACAGCCTGCCCTCCCCCCGCGCCAATCGCCGCCTGTTAGAGTCGGTGCTGTCGGCGCACGGCAGAAGTCCTCTCTATGTGGATCTGACCCGCAAGGATTTTGATATCCCGGTGGTCAGGGCCATTGTTCCCGGTCTTGCCCTCACGGCAGAGTGGGACAGGTTCTCAAGGCCGGACGCGCGCCTTTTTGCGCGTTATGCCGCGTGTTGTCTATGA
- a CDS encoding ABC transporter substrate-binding protein, with protein sequence MKLGKFLAALAGLALTFGVAGQALAADAGPIKIGVYLPLTGQNAFGGQLELEGVRLAHKEMPKVLDRPVELVVVDNKSDKVESANAVKRLVERDKVVALIGTYGSSLAMAGAEVAEKAAVPGVGTSCTNPLVTQGKKYYFRACFIDPYQGAAAATYAYETLGFRKAAVLMDMTSDYAVGLSSFFTRDFKKLGGEVVATLKYSSGDQDFTAQLTELIAKKPDIVFMPAYFAEGAIIMKQARELGAKFRLMGADAMDNPDTLKLGGKAAEGFLHTTFPYDPAMPNMSPAAKRFTEAWKAAYPDKETNVNGALGYNTYFLILDAIKRANSSDPKAIAKALAETKDLPTALGLLSINKTHDAEMPVGIIEYKDGKRVYVGEVTPK encoded by the coding sequence ATGAAACTGGGTAAATTTCTTGCCGCGCTGGCTGGTCTGGCGCTGACCTTCGGCGTTGCTGGCCAGGCGCTTGCCGCTGATGCCGGTCCCATCAAAATCGGCGTGTACCTTCCCCTGACCGGGCAGAATGCCTTTGGCGGCCAGCTCGAACTTGAGGGCGTGCGTCTCGCCCATAAGGAAATGCCCAAGGTTCTTGACCGCCCCGTTGAACTGGTGGTGGTTGACAACAAGTCTGACAAGGTCGAATCCGCCAACGCCGTGAAGCGCCTTGTGGAACGCGACAAGGTCGTGGCCCTTATCGGCACCTATGGTTCCTCGCTGGCTATGGCTGGCGCCGAAGTGGCTGAAAAGGCCGCTGTTCCCGGCGTGGGCACCTCCTGCACCAACCCCCTTGTGACCCAGGGCAAGAAGTACTACTTCCGCGCCTGCTTCATTGATCCTTATCAGGGCGCTGCCGCCGCTACCTATGCCTATGAAACCCTCGGCTTCCGCAAGGCCGCCGTGCTCATGGACATGACCAGCGACTACGCCGTGGGCCTCTCCAGCTTCTTCACCCGCGACTTCAAGAAGCTCGGCGGCGAAGTTGTGGCTACTCTCAAGTACAGCTCCGGCGATCAGGACTTCACCGCGCAGCTGACCGAGCTCATCGCCAAAAAGCCTGACATCGTCTTCATGCCCGCCTATTTTGCCGAAGGCGCCATCATCATGAAGCAGGCCCGCGAACTGGGCGCCAAGTTCCGCCTCATGGGCGCGGACGCCATGGACAACCCCGACACCCTCAAGCTGGGCGGCAAGGCTGCGGAAGGCTTCCTGCACACCACCTTCCCCTACGACCCCGCCATGCCCAACATGAGCCCCGCTGCCAAGCGTTTCACCGAAGCCTGGAAGGCCGCCTATCCTGACAAGGAAACCAACGTTAACGGCGCTCTTGGCTACAACACCTATTTCCTGATCCTCGACGCCATCAAGCGCGCCAACTCTTCTGATCCCAAGGCCATTGCCAAAGCACTGGCTGAAACCAAGGATCTGCCCACCGCACTGGGCCTGCTGAGCATCAACAAGACCCATGACGCAGAAATGCCCGTGGGCATCATTGAATACAAAGATGGCAAGCGCGTTTACGTGGGCGAAGTTACACCCAAATAA
- a CDS encoding branched-chain amino acid ABC transporter permease has translation MSLDMFLQHCFNALTLGSLYALIAIGYTMVYGILRLINFAHGDILMIGAYFVFFGTFAFGWPWGVAAVVAVLGASVLGILVERIAYRPLRDAPRISALISAIAVSFFIESLAVVVFTGQPRPVLQPEWLVSEWQIGGLRILPLTAFVPIMTIVLVAVLLYVVYRTKPGLAMRAISKDIETTRLLGVRVDNIIALTFGIGSALAAASGIMWALRYPQVHPYMGIMPGLKAFIAAVFGGIGSIQGAVIGGVALGFVEIMTVAFMPELSGYRDAFAFVLLVLVLLFKPTGLLGERMEEKI, from the coding sequence ATGAGCCTTGATATGTTTTTGCAGCACTGCTTTAACGCCCTGACCCTTGGGTCGCTGTATGCGCTGATCGCCATCGGCTACACCATGGTTTACGGCATCCTGCGCCTGATCAACTTTGCCCACGGCGACATCTTGATGATCGGCGCGTACTTTGTATTTTTCGGCACGTTCGCCTTTGGTTGGCCCTGGGGTGTAGCCGCTGTTGTCGCCGTTCTTGGCGCCAGCGTGCTCGGCATCCTTGTAGAAAGGATAGCCTACAGACCCTTGCGCGACGCCCCGCGTATTTCGGCGCTTATCAGCGCCATTGCCGTGTCATTTTTTATTGAAAGCCTCGCCGTGGTGGTCTTTACCGGTCAGCCCCGCCCCGTGTTGCAGCCCGAATGGCTGGTTTCTGAATGGCAGATTGGCGGCTTGCGCATCCTGCCGCTCACGGCCTTTGTGCCGATCATGACCATCGTGCTTGTGGCCGTGCTTTTGTATGTGGTGTACCGCACCAAGCCCGGCCTCGCCATGCGCGCCATTTCAAAAGATATTGAAACCACGCGCCTTCTGGGTGTGCGGGTGGACAACATCATTGCCCTCACGTTTGGCATTGGCTCTGCGCTGGCGGCGGCCTCGGGCATCATGTGGGCCTTGCGCTATCCGCAGGTGCACCCCTACATGGGCATCATGCCTGGCCTCAAGGCCTTTATCGCCGCTGTGTTCGGCGGCATCGGCTCCATCCAGGGCGCTGTTATCGGCGGTGTTGCCCTTGGCTTTGTTGAAATCATGACCGTGGCCTTCATGCCTGAGCTTTCGGGGTACCGCGACGCTTTCGCCTTTGTGCTGCTGGTGCTCGTTCTGCTGTTCAAGCCCACAGGGCTGCTGGGTGAGCGAATGGAGGAGAAAATCTAA
- a CDS encoding branched-chain amino acid ABC transporter permease has product MRLNRSTILSIMVMLLFGLVLSQAESFLGDYQIYIAKLIFINAILALSLNLIYGFTGLFSLGHAGFIAIGAYVSALCILSPEQKEMMWILEPIIWPFSDLFTPFWVSALAGGLVATIFAFIIAVPVLRLGDDYLGIATLGFAEIIRVLIVNATSITNGSLGIKGIPGHASLLSCYIWMLFTLIVLSRLIFSNYGNVMRCIRDNEIAARVMGINVFRYKVLSFCVGAFFAGVGGALLGSHLSTIDPKMFNFLLTFNVLMFVVAGGLGSLTGSLLGATVITILLEWLRAIEEPMDLGFVEIPGIPGMRMVVFSLVLLAIILYRREGIMGTRELTWKSMGAFFRRGKA; this is encoded by the coding sequence ATGCGCCTGAACAGAAGCACCATTCTGAGCATTATGGTCATGCTGCTGTTTGGCCTTGTGCTCTCCCAGGCAGAAAGCTTTCTCGGCGACTACCAGATTTATATCGCCAAACTCATTTTCATCAACGCCATTCTGGCGCTTTCGCTCAACCTGATTTACGGATTTACCGGGCTCTTCTCTCTGGGGCATGCAGGGTTTATCGCCATCGGCGCGTATGTTTCGGCCCTGTGCATCCTGAGCCCCGAGCAGAAAGAAATGATGTGGATTCTTGAACCCATCATCTGGCCTTTCTCCGACCTGTTTACGCCTTTCTGGGTTTCTGCGTTGGCTGGCGGGCTGGTGGCCACCATCTTTGCCTTTATCATCGCCGTGCCTGTGCTGCGGCTTGGCGATGACTACCTCGGCATTGCCACCCTCGGTTTTGCAGAAATCATCCGCGTCCTGATCGTCAACGCGACCTCCATCACCAACGGTTCGCTGGGCATCAAGGGCATTCCTGGGCACGCCAGCCTGCTTTCGTGCTACATCTGGATGCTCTTTACGCTCATAGTGCTTTCGCGGCTCATATTCAGCAATTACGGCAATGTGATGCGCTGTATACGCGATAACGAAATCGCCGCCAGGGTCATGGGCATCAACGTATTCCGCTACAAGGTGCTTTCGTTCTGCGTGGGCGCGTTTTTTGCCGGTGTGGGCGGTGCGCTGCTTGGCTCCCACCTCTCCACCATCGACCCCAAGATGTTTAACTTTCTGCTGACCTTCAACGTGCTCATGTTCGTTGTGGCTGGCGGTCTTGGCTCGCTGACGGGGAGTCTGCTCGGTGCCACGGTCATCACCATCCTGCTTGAATGGCTGCGCGCCATTGAAGAACCCATGGATCTGGGCTTTGTTGAAATCCCCGGCATCCCCGGTATGCGTATGGTGGTGTTTTCGCTGGTGCTGCTGGCCATTATTCTTTATCGGCGCGAGGGCATCATGGGTACCCGTGAGCTGACCTGGAAATCAATGGGTGCGTTCTTCAGGAGGGGCAAGGCATGA